From one Rhopalosiphum padi isolate XX-2018 chromosome 2, ASM2088224v1, whole genome shotgun sequence genomic stretch:
- the LOC132921508 gene encoding uncharacterized protein LOC132921508: MAQFIKSKRGSILLVLDNFKFFKVNRPLASGLKKWLCIIQTNKAFVKTFGETTNIAEQNVDNDKHSANSDQNIQRQIVSVSTKRKTVEDNNEKPSKIVCTVIKSIL; this comes from the exons ATGGCTCAATTTATCAAATCAAAACGTGGAAGTATACTTTTAGTattagacaattttaaattttttaaagtaaatagacCTTTGGCTTCTGGGTTAAAAAAATGGCTATGTATAATCCAAACTAACAAAGCTTTTGTGAAAACCTTTGGTGAAACTACGAACATCGCTGAACAAAATGTTGATAATGATAAACATAGTGCAAATAG TGATCAAAATATACAACGGCAAATTGTATCAGTATCAACAAAACGTAAAACTGTTGAAGATAATAATGAGAAACCTAGTAAAATAGTGTGTACTGTTATTAAAAGCATTCTTTGA
- the LOC132922242 gene encoding protein CREG1: protein MVFAQFIFLVIFISQLYDNAECISFFHFTQDPPPVRDIALMSRYIVHHSDWATLSYMGNQSFMDGMPMGRVYSVSDGTIDNSSGIPYIMASPMDLSFQDVVKTKNCSLVLSLAQSDYCKKKSYDPEDPRCAQLTLTGKFVKLDKTDPEWNVAKIALWTRHPVMRKWNNLVPGHHWQFAKLNIEHITLIDTFGGRKYPTIVEYFKATPTFNYWHKKRHSIITVKKDVIIDEEF, encoded by the exons ATGGTTTTCGCTCAGTTCATTTTTCTAGTAATATTCATTTCTCAATTGTATGATAATGCAGAATGCATATCATTCTTCCATTTTACACAGGATCCTCCACCAGTCAGAGACATTGCCTTAATGTCCAGATATATTGTCCATCATTCAG attgggcaacattgTCTTACATGGGAAATCAGTCATTTATGGATGGTATGCCAATGGGTAGGGTGTATTCAGTTAGTGACGGAACAATCGATAATAGTTCTGGTATTCCTTACATTATGGCTTCACCAATGGACTTATCATTTCAAGATGTtgtg aaaacaaaaAACTGTTCTCTTGTGTTAAGCTTAGCACAGTctgattattgtaaaaaaaaatcttatgacCCTGAAGATCCACGATGTGCACAGCTTACATTGACTGGGAAGTTTGTTAAG ttGGATAAAACCGATCCTGAATGGAATGTAGCCAAAATTGCTTTGTGGACTAGACATCCTGTCATGCGTAAATGGAACAATCTTGTACCAg gtcATCATTGGCAATtcgcaaaattaaatattgaacatattaCACTTATTGATACATTTGGTGGTCGTAAATATCCAACTATTGTAGAATATTTCAAAGCTACTCCAACTTTTAATTATTGGCACAAAAAAAGACACTCAATTATTACAGTTAAAAAAGATGTCATTATTGATGAagaattttaa
- the LOC132921056 gene encoding uncharacterized protein LOC132921056 isoform X1, protein MNRCPVMNPQYDVERQSRCPAAAVPKPSPDTDDLHAFERIVVMFVQLKNYLGSYWLVPWFFVYIYPSVLVYESYGFVGPFVYCNIVQILFFIVFEFWDESFNWTPLHDTIKTYSSQILGHHHITKSVDEMILFCIWVLSWAAVPSICYANEHIFELPIDRLERLTSYVSMMTVTFVMAYIIILLWIDMNLLELKSNINEHNTNSKVSSCNYELMDDLIEPDDIPDLETVFEDISITNEFKIDKAFMDFSEAVNENIIESEEFRNCTTVEQGEEAKEQEMDVISLSSSTLSDFDVITEEEIDLLKNHLIPP, encoded by the exons ATGAATCGCTGTCCAGTGATGAACCCGCAGTACGACGTCGAGCGGCAGTCCCGGTGCCCGGCGGCGGCGGTACCTAAGCCGTCGCCCGACACCGACGACCTGCACGCCTTTGAACGGATCGTCGTCATGTTCGTACAGCTCAAGAACTACCTGGGCTCGTACTGGCTGGTCCCGTGGTTTTTCGTCTACATCTACCCCAGCGTACTCGTCTACGA atCTTACGGTTTTGTTGGTCCTTTTGTTTATTGCAACATTGTTcagatactattttttattgtatttgaattttgGGATGAAAGTTTTAATTGGACACCATTACATGATAC caTAAAGACATATTCATCACAAATTCTTGGACATCATCACATAACAAAAAGTGTTGATGaaatg attttgttttgtatttgggTTTTATCTTGGGCTGCAGTCCCTTCTATATGTTATGCAAATGAACATATATTTGAATTACCCATTGATCGTCTGGAACGGTTAACTTCATATGTATCTATGATGACTGTAACATTCGTAATgg cttatattataattttactttggaTTGACATGAATTTGTTAGaactaaaatcaaatataaatgagcataatacaaattcaaaagTGTCATCGTGTAATTATGAGCTTATGGATGATTTAATTGAACctg atgacATACCTGATTTGGAAACTGTATTTGAAGACATCTCTATTACTAATgagtttaaaattgataaagcaTTTATGGATTTTTCAGAAGCAGTAAATGAAA atattattgaaAGCGAAGAATTTCGTAACTGTACAACAGTTGAACAAGGCGAAGAAGCTAAAGAACAAGAAATGGACGTTATATCTTTATCATCAAGCACATTAAGTGACTTTGATGTAATAACTGAAGAGGAAATAGATTTACTTAA aaaTCATTTAATACCACCGTAA
- the LOC132921056 gene encoding uncharacterized protein LOC132921056 isoform X2, giving the protein MNRCPVMNPQYDVERQSRCPAAAVPKPSPDTDDLHAFERIVVMFVQLKNYLGSYWLVPWFFVYIYPSVLVYESYGFVGPFVYCNIVQILFFIVFEFWDESFNWTPLHDTIKTYSSQILGHHHITKSVDEMILFCIWVLSWAAVPSICYANEHIFELPIDRLERLTSYVSMMTVTFVMAYIIILLWIDMNLLELKSNINEHNTNSKVSSCNYELMDDLIEPDDIPDLETVFEDISITNEFKIDKAFMDFSEAVNENIIESEEFRNCTTVEQGEEAKEQEMDVISLSSSTLSDFDVITEEEIDLLK; this is encoded by the exons ATGAATCGCTGTCCAGTGATGAACCCGCAGTACGACGTCGAGCGGCAGTCCCGGTGCCCGGCGGCGGCGGTACCTAAGCCGTCGCCCGACACCGACGACCTGCACGCCTTTGAACGGATCGTCGTCATGTTCGTACAGCTCAAGAACTACCTGGGCTCGTACTGGCTGGTCCCGTGGTTTTTCGTCTACATCTACCCCAGCGTACTCGTCTACGA atCTTACGGTTTTGTTGGTCCTTTTGTTTATTGCAACATTGTTcagatactattttttattgtatttgaattttgGGATGAAAGTTTTAATTGGACACCATTACATGATAC caTAAAGACATATTCATCACAAATTCTTGGACATCATCACATAACAAAAAGTGTTGATGaaatg attttgttttgtatttgggTTTTATCTTGGGCTGCAGTCCCTTCTATATGTTATGCAAATGAACATATATTTGAATTACCCATTGATCGTCTGGAACGGTTAACTTCATATGTATCTATGATGACTGTAACATTCGTAATgg cttatattataattttactttggaTTGACATGAATTTGTTAGaactaaaatcaaatataaatgagcataatacaaattcaaaagTGTCATCGTGTAATTATGAGCTTATGGATGATTTAATTGAACctg atgacATACCTGATTTGGAAACTGTATTTGAAGACATCTCTATTACTAATgagtttaaaattgataaagcaTTTATGGATTTTTCAGAAGCAGTAAATGAAA atattattgaaAGCGAAGAATTTCGTAACTGTACAACAGTTGAACAAGGCGAAGAAGCTAAAGAACAAGAAATGGACGTTATATCTTTATCATCAAGCACATTAAGTGACTTTGATGTAATAACTGAAGAGGAAATAGATTTACTTAAgtag
- the LOC132922536 gene encoding PRELI domain-containing protein 1, mitochondrial — protein sequence MVKFFENKSLFPFRWDQVVHGFWHRYPNPESKHVLSEDVLHREVKEKKLHSIRLFTKTNKLPKWGERFINTNVVKIVEESILDPSKKTLVTYTRNVGYASVMGVTEKVVYKVNEENPSTTVAERSVWIESNVYGMSKAIQAFGMQRFKVNSTKAVKGFNYVLNSMYGSNTSSSSGVLLHQKEKLKDALKQTNYKTGTLYVH from the exons atggtaaaattttttgaaaataaaagtttattccCATTCAGATGGGATCAAGTTGTTCATGGTTTTTGGCATCGTTATCCTAACCCAGAAAG CAAGCATGTATTATCCGAGGATGTGTTACATAGAGaagtgaaagaaaaaaaattacattctaTTAGGTTATTCACAAAAACTAACAAGTTACCAAAATGGGGTGAacgttttataaatactaatgttgtaaaaattgttGAAGAATCAATTTTAGATCCTTCAAAAAAGACATTGGTAACATATACAAGAAATGTTGGATATGCAAGTGTTATG ggtGTGACAGAAAAAGTTGTTTATAAAGTCAATGAAGAAAATCCAAGTACTACAGTGGCAGAGAGATCAGTGTGGATTGAATCAAATGTGTATGGAATGTCTAAAGCTATTCAAGCATTTGGAATGCAACGATTTAAAGTTAACAGTACTAAAGCAGTAAAAGGATTTAATTATGTACTCAATAGTATGTATGGTAGTAATACTTCAAGTTCATCTGGTGTATTATTACATCAGAAAGAAAAATTAAAGGATGCTCTTAAacaaacaaattacaaaactGGAACTCTTTATGTTCA ttaa